A single region of the Mycobacterium lentiflavum genome encodes:
- a CDS encoding sensor histidine kinase has product MEQDSSAPNVRRPWPTTKVFWNLAIAMIGFGILVAIMGRISLLGLGIHRDEAFRVQPVVISITAGILIGLLNYVIVGRVVRHRLHVVSDRLMAAQREIADSIGTDTWEPLTLRYGLPVYSDDEFGRTAASFNYLLNSLDSSQLAERELRQSLVEQAKLAAMGTLTAGVAHETKNPLNFVKNFAELNLELCDELREVIPEDGDELVCDVEENTKKIVHHADRALAVMATMLQVGRSHAGDAQPCHLNKIVEQSAGLAEHSWRASHQGVRCAIRISLDDDDPIVRGFEGDLVQVMINLVMNGLEAASTDADRVGEVHITVQHDDRWTTVVVTDNGPGVDPETLPRIFEPFFTTKYRSGGTGLGLSISKNIVDNRHQGELSASNAPGAGARFVVKLPLEAVAAKAAAPA; this is encoded by the coding sequence GTGGAACAAGACAGCAGTGCGCCCAACGTCCGGCGGCCGTGGCCGACGACCAAGGTCTTTTGGAATCTCGCGATAGCGATGATCGGCTTTGGCATCCTCGTCGCCATCATGGGGCGAATCTCGCTGCTCGGACTGGGAATCCACCGGGATGAAGCATTTCGGGTCCAGCCTGTCGTCATCAGCATTACCGCAGGGATTCTTATCGGCCTGTTGAATTATGTGATCGTCGGCCGGGTCGTGCGCCATCGGTTACACGTGGTCTCCGATCGGCTGATGGCGGCCCAACGCGAGATCGCCGACAGCATCGGAACCGATACGTGGGAGCCGCTGACGCTGCGTTACGGCCTGCCCGTCTACAGCGACGACGAATTCGGCCGGACCGCCGCGTCGTTCAATTACCTGCTGAATTCCCTTGATTCGAGCCAGCTGGCCGAACGCGAGCTTCGCCAGAGCCTCGTCGAACAGGCCAAGCTTGCCGCGATGGGAACGCTGACCGCCGGCGTCGCCCACGAGACGAAGAATCCGCTGAACTTCGTCAAGAATTTCGCGGAGTTGAACCTCGAGCTCTGCGACGAGCTGCGAGAAGTGATCCCCGAGGACGGCGACGAGCTGGTCTGCGATGTCGAAGAGAACACCAAGAAGATCGTTCACCACGCCGACCGGGCACTCGCGGTGATGGCGACGATGCTTCAGGTCGGTCGGTCACACGCGGGCGACGCACAACCGTGTCACCTCAACAAAATCGTCGAGCAGAGCGCCGGGCTCGCCGAGCACTCGTGGCGAGCCAGCCACCAGGGCGTGCGTTGCGCAATTCGGATCAGCCTCGATGACGACGACCCGATCGTGCGCGGCTTCGAGGGCGATCTCGTCCAGGTGATGATCAATCTCGTGATGAACGGGCTCGAGGCCGCGTCGACGGACGCCGACCGGGTCGGCGAGGTGCACATCACGGTGCAGCACGACGATCGATGGACGACTGTCGTCGTGACGGACAACGGGCCGGGCGTCGACCCGGAGACCCTCCCCCGCATCTTCGAGCCGTTCTTCACCACCAAGTACCGCAGCGGAGGCACCGGCCTTGGTCTTTCCATCAGCAAGAACATCGTCGACAACCGGCATCAGGGCGAGCTGTCCGCCAGCAACGCGCCCGGGGCCGGCGCTCGGTTCGTGGTAAAACTCCCGCTGGAGGCAGTGGCCGCGAAAGCCGCCGCACCCGCCTAG
- a CDS encoding adenylate/guanylate cyclase domain-containing protein, translated as MPETDQPVRLLVVDDEEDVGALFKGRFRKELQRGEYDLIFTTDPVYALKLVDASPDLEVLITDLNMPQMNGLELLTEVTKLRRPLKTIVLTAYNDLENVRAAMMRGAFDFQVKPLDVADLRTTITKAVTIVRELQAGEDARRQAKELTEQKRRVEEIFGRYVSEEVKARLLARPEGNLSSERLTLTVLMADIRGFTALSEVLPPEQVVQVLNGFLERATEVMFRRNGTINEILGDGLLVFFGAPITDDNAAEHAVVAALELQLAMNDLNAGHREQGLPELALGIGVHTGEVVVGTIGSRRRQKYTAVGKTVNLVARIEAHTVGGQVLVSDWTHREISGIASTLGSFQIRAKGFNDPVTVHDVRGLAGQYDLQLPSADRVLSSLAVPKPIGMAIIRDKILGEQHAAEVIASGVEALRIRTEVTVCPFDDLALEVAGQQAFVKVIECDMQEGVCDLFAVYTSVPAGVREALSAVNGADPVRS; from the coding sequence GTGCCAGAGACTGATCAACCGGTGCGGCTTCTGGTCGTCGATGACGAAGAAGACGTCGGGGCACTGTTCAAGGGCCGGTTCCGCAAGGAGTTGCAGCGCGGGGAGTACGACCTGATCTTCACTACGGATCCGGTGTACGCGTTGAAGTTGGTGGATGCGAGCCCGGATCTCGAGGTCTTGATCACCGACCTGAACATGCCGCAGATGAACGGCCTCGAATTGCTCACCGAGGTGACAAAGCTGCGTCGCCCGCTCAAGACCATCGTGCTCACCGCCTACAACGATCTCGAGAATGTGCGCGCGGCAATGATGCGGGGGGCCTTCGACTTTCAAGTCAAACCGCTTGATGTGGCAGACCTGCGGACCACGATTACCAAGGCCGTCACGATCGTGCGCGAACTGCAAGCCGGCGAGGATGCGCGGCGACAGGCGAAGGAGCTGACCGAACAGAAGCGCCGTGTCGAGGAGATCTTCGGCCGTTATGTCTCCGAAGAGGTCAAGGCGCGGCTACTGGCGCGCCCGGAAGGAAACCTGAGCAGTGAGCGACTCACGCTCACGGTGCTGATGGCCGACATTCGTGGGTTCACCGCTTTGTCCGAAGTTCTTCCGCCGGAACAGGTGGTCCAGGTGCTCAACGGCTTCCTCGAGCGAGCGACCGAGGTCATGTTCCGCCGCAACGGCACGATCAACGAAATCCTCGGCGATGGCCTGCTCGTCTTCTTCGGTGCACCCATCACCGACGACAACGCCGCCGAGCATGCGGTCGTCGCCGCACTCGAGTTGCAGCTCGCGATGAACGATCTCAACGCGGGGCATCGCGAACAGGGGCTACCGGAGCTTGCGCTGGGGATCGGCGTGCATACCGGGGAGGTCGTGGTCGGCACCATCGGCTCGCGGCGACGGCAGAAGTACACCGCGGTCGGCAAGACGGTCAACCTGGTCGCCCGCATCGAAGCGCACACCGTCGGCGGCCAGGTTCTGGTCTCCGATTGGACACATCGCGAGATCAGTGGCATCGCGAGCACTTTGGGTTCGTTTCAGATCCGCGCGAAGGGCTTTAATGATCCGGTGACCGTCCACGACGTCAGAGGCCTGGCCGGCCAGTACGACCTTCAGCTGCCCAGTGCCGACCGGGTCCTGAGCAGTCTCGCGGTGCCGAAACCGATTGGCATGGCCATCATCAGGGACAAAATCCTCGGCGAACAACATGCCGCCGAGGTGATCGCCAGCGGCGTGGAAGCGCTTCGCATTCGCACCGAAGTGACGGTCTGTCCGTTTGACGACCTCGCTCTCGAGGTTGCCGGCCAGCAAGCGTTCGTGAAGGTGATCGAATGCGATATGCAAGAAGGGGTTTGCGACCTCTTCGCCGTATATACGTCGGTTCCGGCCGGCGTGCGGGAAGCGCTGTCGGCAGTCAACGGCGCCGATCCGGTCCGTTCCTGA
- a CDS encoding serine/threonine protein kinase PknE yields the protein MGDTAGSREGSRFGPYLLRRLVGRGGMGDVYEAEDTVRERVVALKLMSQTLSSDPVFRTRMQREARTAGRLQEPHVVPIHDFGEIDGQLYVDMRLIDGRDVATILSRYGPLKPPRAVAIVRQIGSALDAAHAAGITHRDVKPENILVSGDDFAYLVDFGIASATSDEKLTQFGTTVGTFKYMAPERFSDKDVTYRADIYALACVLYECLTGSPPYQGDQVSVMSAHLHQPIPRPSAARPGIPAAFDQVIARGMAKDPLDRYPTCGDLSAAAYAALATPDQDRATDILQRSQVAELPAAYASQAQLGFASTPPAMANQVPGWPPSATGIPAPPSGPIPQPTGWPGAPGWGDPSSVGTAWAQPSAPRRASKAWLWVGLASFVVVALVGAVLVVAQPWRSPGPPSSKPPTAADGVELRVLDDGVLVGSAAAPVTIDIFNEPMCPPCGSFIRSNAGDIETAVNNQKLAVRYHLLNFLDDKSHSKNYSTRAVAATYCVAAQNDPKLYMNFYSGIFASAFQPQEGAPEDRTDGELAQLAKTVGVDANVINCIKAGDDMATAKTKADAGDTTLAGFNASGTPFVWDGNKSINYQDATWLTKLLG from the coding sequence ATGGGTGACACCGCGGGTTCGCGGGAGGGCTCGCGGTTTGGGCCCTATCTGCTGCGACGGCTGGTGGGTCGCGGCGGGATGGGCGATGTCTACGAGGCCGAGGACACGGTCCGTGAGCGGGTCGTCGCGCTAAAGCTGATGTCCCAGACGCTGTCCAGCGACCCGGTCTTCCGCACCCGGATGCAACGTGAGGCCCGCACCGCGGGCCGGCTGCAGGAGCCCCATGTCGTGCCGATTCACGACTTCGGTGAGATCGACGGCCAACTCTATGTGGACATGCGCCTGATCGACGGCCGGGACGTCGCCACCATTTTGAGCCGGTACGGGCCGCTGAAACCGCCGCGGGCGGTGGCGATTGTGCGCCAGATCGGCTCTGCACTCGACGCCGCCCATGCGGCCGGTATCACGCATCGCGACGTCAAACCGGAGAACATCCTGGTGAGCGGGGACGACTTCGCCTATCTGGTGGACTTCGGGATCGCTAGCGCCACCTCCGACGAGAAGCTGACCCAATTCGGCACCACGGTGGGCACCTTCAAGTACATGGCGCCGGAGCGCTTCAGCGATAAGGACGTCACGTACCGGGCCGACATCTACGCGCTGGCCTGCGTCCTGTACGAGTGCCTGACCGGATCTCCGCCATACCAGGGCGATCAGGTCAGTGTGATGAGCGCGCATCTGCACCAGCCGATCCCACGGCCCAGCGCCGCTCGGCCGGGCATCCCGGCGGCCTTCGACCAAGTGATCGCGCGGGGCATGGCCAAAGATCCGCTGGACCGCTATCCCACCTGCGGCGATCTGTCGGCCGCCGCGTACGCCGCGCTGGCCACGCCCGATCAGGACCGGGCGACCGATATTCTGCAACGCAGCCAAGTCGCCGAACTACCGGCCGCGTACGCGAGTCAGGCGCAGCTGGGTTTTGCGTCCACCCCGCCCGCGATGGCGAACCAGGTCCCGGGTTGGCCCCCGTCGGCGACCGGGATCCCCGCTCCGCCAAGCGGACCGATCCCACAACCGACGGGATGGCCCGGCGCTCCCGGCTGGGGCGACCCCTCCAGCGTCGGCACGGCGTGGGCCCAGCCGTCGGCACCCCGGCGCGCAAGCAAAGCGTGGCTATGGGTCGGTCTGGCGAGTTTCGTCGTCGTAGCGCTGGTGGGGGCCGTTCTTGTGGTCGCCCAGCCGTGGCGATCGCCGGGACCGCCCTCGTCCAAACCGCCGACCGCGGCCGACGGGGTTGAGCTCCGCGTACTCGACGACGGCGTGTTGGTGGGCAGCGCGGCGGCACCTGTCACGATCGACATCTTCAACGAACCCATGTGCCCGCCCTGCGGCAGCTTCATCCGCTCCAATGCGGGCGACATCGAAACCGCGGTGAACAACCAGAAACTTGCGGTGCGCTATCACCTGCTGAACTTCCTCGACGACAAGTCGCACAGCAAGAACTACTCCACTCGCGCGGTGGCGGCCACGTACTGCGTCGCGGCCCAGAACGATCCGAAGCTCTACATGAACTTCTACTCGGGGATATTCGCCAGCGCCTTCCAGCCGCAAGAAGGCGCCCCCGAAGACCGGACCGACGGCGAGTTAGCGCAATTGGCCAAGACCGTCGGTGTCGACGCGAACGTGATCAACTGCATCAAAGCCGGCGACGACATGGCCACGGCCAAGACAAAGGCCGACGCCGGCGACACGACGCTGGCCGGGTTCAATGCCTCTGGGACACCGTTCGTTTGGGACGGCAACAAGTCGATCAACTACCAAGACGCGACCTGGCTGACCAAACTTCTCGGGTAG
- a CDS encoding polyketide cyclase: MTERIEIQRTIAAPAPDIFRVLCDPQGHVAIDSTGMLQDADGDPVTAAGESFVVHMDREALNDYPQFGKYDVTVEITEFDRDRLIAWTVLGQLRPQIGHIYGFQLEPTEDAAGTVVTSFYDWSKIDPKWREAGIFPVISEGALRATLGILDRTVRRGYPRG, translated from the coding sequence ATGACCGAACGCATTGAGATTCAGCGCACCATTGCGGCGCCGGCGCCCGACATCTTCAGGGTGCTGTGCGACCCGCAAGGTCATGTTGCGATCGACTCCACGGGAATGCTGCAGGACGCCGACGGCGATCCGGTGACGGCGGCCGGCGAGAGCTTCGTCGTGCACATGGACCGCGAGGCCCTCAACGACTACCCACAATTCGGCAAGTACGACGTCACCGTCGAGATCACGGAGTTCGACCGGGACCGACTGATCGCGTGGACGGTCCTCGGTCAGCTCCGCCCCCAGATCGGCCACATCTACGGCTTCCAGCTCGAGCCGACCGAGGACGCGGCGGGCACCGTGGTCACCTCGTTCTACGACTGGTCGAAGATCGACCCGAAGTGGCGTGAAGCCGGGATTTTCCCGGTGATCTCCGAGGGCGCACTGCGGGCGACGCTGGGCATTCTCGACCGCACCGTGCGCCGCGGATATCCGCGGGGATAG
- a CDS encoding pyrimidine reductase family protein: MTASDHHRKQADTVNDAPRVGTVSDIAELASFYAEPPDGVRVNMIYSADGAAAFGGRAGPLSSQTDQQLLKILRGFADVVLVGAATARAENYGPVQLSDAQQAERQRAGRSKPPPIAVISQTCRLPTRLVSDPSQPPLLVTCAESAARHNRSSDQPCGVLVAGEDTVDVACAIGLLRAHGLSRVLCEGGPTLLDELVDADVVVEVCVTLAPKLAASQPMGHRRQPSRLPLPAALRLEHALAHDDYLFLKYRR, translated from the coding sequence ATGACGGCGTCCGATCATCACCGCAAGCAGGCGGACACGGTCAACGATGCGCCCCGCGTCGGGACCGTCAGCGACATCGCCGAACTCGCGTCGTTCTATGCCGAGCCCCCGGACGGGGTGCGCGTCAACATGATCTACAGCGCCGACGGCGCCGCGGCATTCGGCGGTCGTGCCGGCCCGTTGTCGAGCCAAACCGACCAACAGCTGCTGAAGATCCTGCGGGGATTCGCCGACGTGGTGCTGGTCGGCGCCGCCACCGCGCGCGCCGAGAACTACGGCCCGGTGCAGCTCAGCGACGCCCAACAGGCCGAACGGCAGCGCGCAGGCAGGAGCAAGCCGCCCCCGATCGCCGTGATCAGCCAGACCTGCCGGCTCCCGACCAGACTCGTCAGCGACCCGAGCCAACCGCCGCTGTTGGTGACCTGCGCGGAGTCCGCGGCGCGGCACAACCGCAGCAGCGATCAACCATGCGGCGTATTGGTCGCCGGCGAGGACACCGTCGATGTCGCGTGCGCGATTGGGCTGCTCCGCGCGCACGGACTGTCCCGGGTGTTGTGCGAGGGCGGACCGACCCTGCTCGACGAACTCGTGGACGCCGATGTCGTCGTGGAGGTCTGCGTCACGCTGGCCCCCAAGCTCGCCGCGAGCCAACCGATGGGTCACCGACGGCAGCCGTCGCGATTGCCGCTGCCGGCCGCGTTGCGGCTCGAGCACGCGCTGGCCCACGACGACTACCTTTTCTTGAAGTATCGCCGCTGA
- a CDS encoding flavin reductase family protein, with protein MFVVTTQSNGSTAGCLVGFACQASIRPPRFLVGLSSQNHTFRVAAEATHLAVHVFDIEHIDLVELFGSQTGDETNKFNRCRWHRGPAELPILDDAAAWFVGKILDRFSLGDHVGHLLEPLDGDPPTEEEQWVSFDDVRSLDPGHEA; from the coding sequence ATGTTCGTGGTAACCACGCAGTCCAACGGGTCGACGGCCGGCTGCCTGGTGGGCTTCGCTTGCCAGGCCAGCATCCGTCCGCCTCGATTCCTGGTCGGGTTGTCCTCGCAAAACCACACCTTCCGCGTGGCCGCCGAGGCCACCCATCTGGCCGTACACGTGTTCGATATCGAACACATCGACTTGGTCGAGCTGTTCGGCAGCCAGACGGGCGATGAGACCAATAAATTCAACCGCTGCCGCTGGCACCGCGGCCCAGCTGAGCTACCCATCCTCGATGACGCGGCCGCCTGGTTCGTCGGCAAGATCCTCGATCGCTTCTCCCTCGGCGATCACGTCGGGCACCTGCTGGAACCGCTGGATGGCGACCCGCCGACCGAAGAGGAGCAATGGGTGTCCTTTGACGATGTTCGCTCGTTGGACCCGGGCCACGAGGCATGA
- a CDS encoding FAD-dependent oxidoreductase — MAARKRVVVAGLGDVGLLTAIRLAKHADVVGISAKSALVSGQELGVRISRPGDWARDYWIPFDRFRGLDRVRTVQATLTGVDLASRTVFGRGGDGATIAEEFDALVISTGVTNGFWRQPTMQSAAEIGAGLHAAHNRLAAADSVIVVGGGAAAVSSAVNLATTWPDKRIDLYFPGEAALVGYHPRTWDRIRGRLTQLGVGVHPGHRAVISNGAAGHEITSEPVSWTTGQPPATADAVLWAIGKVQPNTDWLPPELLDEHGFVRVSSELQVPGHRGVFAVGDVAASDPLRSSARNRGDSLVAHNIRAEFSGRRLRTYRTPGRRWGSLVGIQADGLEVFLPTGHAFRLPAWSVQRVVMPGLVRWGMYRGVRANDPLR, encoded by the coding sequence ATGGCGGCGCGCAAGCGTGTCGTCGTGGCGGGGCTGGGCGACGTGGGCCTGCTGACGGCGATCCGGCTGGCCAAGCATGCCGATGTCGTCGGAATTTCGGCCAAGTCCGCGCTGGTAAGCGGTCAGGAACTCGGCGTCCGAATCTCGCGCCCCGGCGACTGGGCACGCGATTACTGGATTCCTTTCGACCGGTTCCGCGGTTTGGATCGGGTGCGCACGGTGCAGGCCACACTGACCGGAGTGGACCTGGCTTCCCGAACGGTGTTCGGCCGCGGCGGCGACGGCGCGACTATCGCCGAGGAGTTCGACGCGCTGGTGATCTCCACTGGGGTGACGAACGGCTTCTGGCGTCAGCCGACCATGCAATCGGCCGCCGAGATCGGCGCCGGGCTGCACGCCGCGCACAACCGCCTGGCCGCAGCGGACTCGGTAATCGTGGTCGGCGGCGGGGCGGCGGCGGTCAGCAGTGCGGTCAACTTGGCAACCACCTGGCCGGACAAGCGAATTGACCTGTACTTCCCCGGCGAGGCCGCACTGGTCGGGTATCACCCCCGGACCTGGGACCGGATCCGCGGCCGGCTCACCCAACTGGGTGTGGGCGTGCATCCCGGCCACCGCGCGGTGATCTCGAACGGCGCCGCCGGCCACGAGATCACCAGCGAACCCGTCAGCTGGACCACGGGACAACCGCCGGCAACCGCGGACGCCGTGCTCTGGGCCATCGGCAAGGTACAACCCAACACCGATTGGCTGCCGCCCGAACTGCTCGACGAACACGGCTTCGTTCGGGTGTCATCCGAGCTGCAGGTGCCCGGCCATCGCGGTGTGTTCGCCGTCGGAGACGTCGCCGCCAGCGACCCCCTGCGCAGCTCCGCGCGAAACCGCGGAGATTCGTTGGTAGCGCACAACATCCGTGCCGAGTTCTCCGGTCGACGGCTGCGCACCTATCGAACGCCGGGCCGACGGTGGGGCTCGCTGGTGGGAATCCAGGCCGACGGGCTGGAGGTCTTCCTGCCCACCGGCCACGCCTTCCGGCTGCCCGCTTGGTCGGTACAGCGCGTGGTGATGCCGGGTCTCGTCCGCTGGGGCATGTATCGCGGAGTGCGGGCGAACGACCCGCTTCGATAA
- a CDS encoding DUF1003 domain-containing protein, translated as MTTHADGHRHNPQLIPRRLLRSGQVHHPAVLDEAKRRSADFQLRLADRITAFAGSMNFVWLHAALFGVWMAFVEPSPWPTLTLVVSLEAIFLSTFVMIGQNRQAAFQQARADHDFQTQELELKTNTELTREIHVLTQELHRRFINHQA; from the coding sequence ATGACGACCCACGCCGACGGCCATCGACACAACCCACAATTGATCCCACGCCGGCTGCTGCGCAGCGGACAGGTCCATCACCCGGCTGTCCTGGACGAAGCCAAGAGGCGCAGCGCCGACTTTCAGCTGCGGCTGGCGGACCGGATCACGGCATTTGCCGGATCGATGAATTTCGTCTGGCTGCACGCGGCCCTGTTCGGCGTGTGGATGGCGTTTGTGGAACCCAGTCCATGGCCGACGCTCACTCTGGTGGTGTCCCTCGAGGCGATCTTCCTGTCGACGTTCGTGATGATCGGCCAGAACCGTCAGGCAGCCTTCCAACAGGCCAGGGCCGACCACGACTTTCAGACTCAGGAGCTGGAGTTGAAGACCAACACCGAGCTCACCCGCGAGATCCATGTGCTCACCCAGGAACTGCACCGGCGGTTCATCAATCACCAAGCTTGA
- a CDS encoding TIGR03619 family F420-dependent LLM class oxidoreductase codes for MKFVFPLPHMLRLKATMQPWEPEVTGPDQTRMAKCADQWGYDMIAFPEHLVIPAEHVELSGPHYLHSTVAQAHVAGATDRIAINSCVTVLPLQHPIVLAKALATADWMSGGRMMVTFGVGWLAREFELLGVPFHERGRIADEYLAAIVELWTSDAPQFEGRYVSFDNIVFEPKPVQKPHLPIWIGGDADAALRRAARHASGWWAFLTPPERIAEKVDYIKSQPGYDGRPFDVMHGMGTNRVGEGHVVQKDIRDRPGMSAEQIIDRLNWFAEQGVTVSAVPIPAVRGVDEYLDYAQWVIEEIKPNVR; via the coding sequence GTGAAATTTGTCTTCCCCCTTCCGCATATGCTCCGCCTCAAGGCCACGATGCAGCCCTGGGAACCAGAGGTCACCGGGCCCGATCAGACCCGGATGGCCAAATGCGCCGATCAATGGGGATACGACATGATCGCTTTCCCGGAGCATCTCGTCATTCCGGCCGAGCATGTCGAACTGTCCGGGCCGCACTATCTGCACTCGACGGTCGCCCAAGCCCATGTCGCCGGTGCCACCGATCGCATCGCGATCAATTCCTGTGTCACCGTCTTGCCACTGCAGCATCCGATCGTGCTGGCCAAGGCGTTGGCCACCGCCGACTGGATGAGTGGGGGCCGGATGATGGTGACCTTCGGAGTGGGTTGGCTGGCACGGGAGTTCGAATTGCTCGGGGTACCGTTTCACGAGCGGGGCCGCATCGCCGACGAGTACCTCGCCGCGATCGTCGAACTGTGGACCAGCGACGCACCGCAATTCGAGGGCCGCTACGTATCCTTCGACAACATCGTGTTCGAGCCGAAACCCGTTCAGAAACCCCACCTTCCGATCTGGATCGGCGGTGACGCCGACGCCGCACTGCGCCGAGCGGCCCGGCACGCCTCGGGTTGGTGGGCGTTTCTGACACCGCCCGAGCGAATTGCCGAAAAGGTGGACTACATCAAATCCCAGCCGGGCTACGACGGTCGGCCGTTCGACGTGATGCACGGGATGGGAACCAATCGGGTCGGCGAGGGGCATGTCGTCCAGAAGGACATCCGCGACCGGCCGGGTATGAGCGCCGAGCAGATCATCGACAGGTTGAACTGGTTTGCCGAACAGGGCGTGACGGTCAGCGCCGTTCCCATTCCGGCGGTACGCGGCGTCGACGAATATCTTGACTACGCGCAGTGGGTGATCGAGGAGATCAAGCCGAACGTCCGTTAG